A genomic stretch from Candidatus Methylomirabilota bacterium includes:
- a CDS encoding phosphopantetheine-binding protein, producing MADSKWSEHMPDAITKDEISDVYPKVSETIAEALGRDVDEVPLSAPLMEELDAESIDFLDIVYRLERQFKVKIPRGKILEDARGTLSEADFEQNGFLTEVGFTRLQEHLNEVPGERFRTPFKVRDIPLLFTVETFCKLVIRAQKQSAKSPAG from the coding sequence ATGGCGGATTCAAAATGGAGTGAACACATGCCGGATGCCATAACAAAGGACGAGATCTCGGATGTGTATCCGAAGGTATCGGAGACCATTGCGGAAGCCTTGGGACGCGATGTCGATGAGGTGCCGCTCAGCGCCCCCCTGATGGAGGAGCTCGACGCAGAGTCGATTGACTTTCTTGATATCGTGTACCGCCTCGAACGGCAGTTCAAGGTAAAAATTCCACGAGGAAAGATCCTCGAGGACGCCCGTGGAACCCTCTCGGAAGCAGACTTCGAGCAAAATGGCTTCCTGACGGAGGTAGGCTTTACACGGCTACAGGAACACTTGAACGAGGTTCCCGGAGAGCGCTTCCGCACTCCGTTCAAGGTCCGCGATATTCCGCTGCTTTTTACCGTGGAAACCTTTTGCAAACTCGTCATACGTGCCCAAAAGCAGAGCGCGAAGTCCCCGGCTGGCTAG